The Pan paniscus chromosome 1, NHGRI_mPanPan1-v2.0_pri, whole genome shotgun sequence genome has a segment encoding these proteins:
- the GNG5 gene encoding guanine nucleotide-binding protein G(I)/G(S)/G(O) subunit gamma-5: MSGSSSVAAMKKVVQQLRLEAGLNRVKVSQAAADLKQFCLQNAQHDPLLTGVSSSTNPFRPQKVCSFL; this comes from the exons ATGTCTGGCTCCTCCAGCGTCGCCGCTATGAAGAAAGTGGTTCAACAGCTCCGGCTGGAGGCCGGACTCAACCGCGTAAAA GTTTCCCAGGCAGCTGCAGACTTGAAACAGTTCTGTCTGCAGAATGCTCAACATGACCCTCTGCTGACTGGAGTATCTTCAAGTACAAATCCCTTCAGACCCCAGAAAGTCTGTTCCTTTTTGTAG